CCAAGGCCATATCCGGCTCAAGCCGCGCCGCGCCAATCAGCGGATAGAGATTATCTACCGCCTTCACTTGGGTGAGCCCCCGCTCATCGCCCGCCACGGCAAGGGAGCGGAAATCGACCACCTCGGACACCGCCAGCGCTGTCTCGGCCATCCACGCACGCTCGCCCTCGGAGGCAAAGCGGTAGGTCAGCTCAATCTCCGCATCGCCACCCAAGAGGGCCGCGCCCTCAGCGGTCAGCCCGGCGGTGATGCTCTCGCGGATCGTGCCCACGGCGGCAATCGCGGCCACCCCGAGGATGATGCAACCCAGAAGGATGCGGAACCCCGCCAGCCCGCCGCGCAGCTCCCGCCGGGCAAGCCGCGCCGCGATGCGCAGGGTCACGCGGCCTCCGATGCTGCAATCTGCCCATCGCGCAGTGCGATCACCCGGTCACAACGGCGCGCGAGGTCCATGTCATGCGTGACCAGAACCAGCGTCGCGCCATGCCGTTCGCGCAGTCCGAAAAGAAGCTCCACGATGCTGGCCCCAGTAGCGGTGTCGAGATTGCCAGTGGGTTCATCCGCAAGGATCAATTTGGGGCGCGGGGCGGCGGCCCGGGCCAGTGCGACACGCTGTTGTTCCCCGCCCGAAAGCTGAGCGGGGTAGTGCCCGGCGCGCGCAGAAAGGCCTACCGCGTCCAATTCAGCCAGCGCGCGCGCCTCTGCGTCGGGCGCGCCCGCAAGCTCCAGAGGGGTTGCGACATTCTCCAGCGCGGTCATTGTGGGGATCAGGTGAAATGACTGAAACACCACGCCCATATTATCGCGCCGGAGCCGGGCCAGCGCATCCTCGTTCATCGCACCGAGATCCTGTCCAAGCGCCATCACAACGCCGCCCGTCGCCTTCTCCAGCCCGCCCATCAGCATCAAGAGCGAGGATTTTCCCGAGCCGGACGGCCCCACGAGGCCCACCGTTTCACCCGGATGGACATCCAGCGTGATCCCGCGCAAAATCTCGACCAGACCTGCACCGGCCCTAAGTGAAAGCTGTGCATTTTGCAGGGAAATGAGGGGAGAGGTCATGGGACGCCTATGTTTGCGGGACACCCTTGGATATATCGGTGCGGGCTGGCGCGGCAAGGCGGCGGCGGGGTTTCTTTTCCTGGCCTCGCCCGCATGGGCCGAGCCGGTCACGGTTCTGGCGCTGGGCGATAGCCTGACGCAGGGCTATGGCCTGATCGAAGCAGAAGGGTTTGTGCCGCAACTCTCCGCATGGTTGGAGGCAGCGGGGATCCCTGCGGTTGTGATCAATGGCGGCGTGTCGGGCCAGACCA
The nucleotide sequence above comes from Roseovarius carneus. Encoded proteins:
- a CDS encoding ABC transporter ATP-binding protein, translated to MTSPLISLQNAQLSLRAGAGLVEILRGITLDVHPGETVGLVGPSGSGKSSLLMLMGGLEKATGGVVMALGQDLGAMNEDALARLRRDNMGVVFQSFHLIPTMTALENVATPLELAGAPDAEARALAELDAVGLSARAGHYPAQLSGGEQQRVALARAAAPRPKLILADEPTGNLDTATGASIVELLFGLRERHGATLVLVTHDMDLARRCDRVIALRDGQIAASEAA